The following proteins are encoded in a genomic region of Mesotoga infera:
- a CDS encoding peroxiredoxin — MAKKVAILLVVSLISSAMLFSGTLSGYLTERMGWTYIASGSDVEMSIYPPEGVCALADERIFYGQIRIGDSTVNIAIMNVEPPILWIDSDYDGCFLNDIPMKGQYRGAVINESRAYKFSQQLRVEYLSNGNSSYMTQDIEIHAILPKKEGVEVDYLLMSRREGLLEVDGELIEIALFPTAPDGLAEKIDEVFIGIDLDRDGSIDMVHKNHELFEATSVIRINDKNYRVSEISRDGRKVTFEQVDEDAQNRPLLKKGSIAPLFEARDVFGETFSMSDYLGNPIIVVVTSKTPLEVFTGGFPCATDDCEDTGREEKRLRSLLSELVAWNEYSAKPDVELLWLYSGGEISSADSLDEYSWLHLIADKSVVELYSTPLSNGMFLISKDGKIEYLDDYVLQAGDGSIPTCPVFRIPTFGITSYIWFREFVFDK; from the coding sequence ATGGCTAAAAAGGTAGCGATATTGCTTGTCGTTTCGTTGATTTCGTCGGCGATGCTTTTTTCCGGTACTCTGTCCGGTTACCTTACAGAACGGATGGGCTGGACATACATCGCGAGCGGAAGCGATGTCGAAATGAGTATTTATCCACCGGAAGGAGTCTGCGCACTCGCAGATGAGCGTATTTTCTATGGACAGATCAGAATTGGGGATTCAACTGTCAACATAGCAATCATGAACGTCGAGCCTCCGATCCTCTGGATCGACAGCGATTACGACGGCTGTTTTCTAAACGACATTCCGATGAAGGGACAATATAGAGGGGCCGTTATAAATGAAAGCCGCGCCTATAAATTCAGTCAACAGTTAAGGGTCGAATATCTTTCCAACGGGAATTCATCTTACATGACCCAGGATATCGAGATTCACGCGATCCTTCCAAAAAAGGAAGGCGTCGAAGTCGACTACTTGCTCATGAGTAGAAGAGAAGGTTTGCTGGAAGTCGACGGAGAGCTGATCGAAATCGCCCTGTTTCCTACCGCGCCCGATGGCCTGGCCGAAAAGATAGACGAAGTCTTCATCGGAATAGATCTGGACAGAGATGGATCTATAGACATGGTTCACAAGAATCACGAGCTTTTCGAAGCGACCAGCGTCATAAGAATCAACGATAAGAACTACAGAGTAAGCGAGATCAGCAGGGACGGCAGAAAAGTCACATTCGAACAGGTCGATGAAGATGCCCAGAATAGGCCTCTGTTGAAAAAGGGTTCGATCGCACCTCTGTTCGAAGCCAGAGACGTATTTGGAGAGACCTTCTCTATGAGCGATTACCTCGGAAATCCCATCATTGTAGTCGTGACTTCGAAGACACCGCTTGAAGTCTTCACAGGTGGATTTCCATGCGCTACCGATGACTGCGAAGATACCGGCAGAGAAGAGAAGAGGCTTAGAAGTCTTCTGAGTGAACTTGTCGCATGGAACGAGTACTCCGCAAAACCGGATGTTGAGCTGTTGTGGCTTTACTCCGGCGGTGAGATCAGTTCTGCAGACTCTCTTGACGAATACTCCTGGTTGCACCTGATAGCCGATAAATCGGTGGTGGAGCTTTACAGCACGCCGTTGTCGAACGGCATGTTCCTGATCTCGAAGGACGGTAAGATCGAGTATCTTGACGATTATGTCCTCCAGGCGGGCGATGGCTCGATTCCCACATGTCCGGTGTTCAGAATTCCCACTTTCGGGATTACCAGTTATATTTGGTTCAGGGAATTCGTTTTCGACAAATGA